One Onthophagus taurus isolate NC chromosome 11, IU_Otau_3.0, whole genome shotgun sequence genomic window carries:
- the LOC111423695 gene encoding pecanex-like protein 1 isoform X2 has product MPIEDRTMGSQAFEILRQGVWASLTGGWFYDPHQDVFCNTFHLYLWLFLLCVPFTIYVYFPPTLYLWYGYCILAGVVFAGIKLVNYALHHMYDTTECVQEKVEEEWSGEKREEEGIELDVLNNKQQQSANTFLHDFTGSLTEVGPLVSTDIDSVESEELQKVEAGNIKQTSTIDLKAEVHRKNSSESSDEGPIFEIVTIKTDGNDAEIAGAAALPVRTKPSRQIDQKRNGGNRNMRKLHWQASVDSQEASSMKKLRGGLFTRPEMEMEPSCSATHTPRRHSNFTNGSLCFIPQVSVRENEIKPTGSLELGYIDKNPNQALTSEGGLYFNSSNKGRVRRIRSTALETCCPPPTLSVHPNSVEIIGGNMKNSKNPLPPPSSTLIRNQHLNLCPYYGSEIVYPIAEQSDEHQTSHGPDTDLESLNHNSDTDYEEINQGIRSPLLLRLQHHPESLKKILSINAHHRDNIKDNMNVCSVPEVFHYNSKSDDHERTSATSKDALLDNDNLDNSNSSATPEMQDARADFMTDNELSDKKSHSECSNLSCSNTSVECEDGDQRFSVIVCRGNNVVKLRSSAVNTDVIDSCVDDNKFLDEDCAGPKYLPGDGKDTGAVRKRLATRRVKKKKSSKGKTLGNCSSLIELDLDILFDDENNHLSHCKGTDFRNPDWASTTKVSLEQDVSKVLQETVSRRSAHSLGAIPKKIRSASHPSEDLEKPARYIVKSESDRSGRRRSDREERQFHRNRSMRENKLTQTLKQNENSSVEGLECLVLPNGHNGHQYRGRNNGGNVKHRNEVYHQESSSGSNNELSSLLPTQALFSAFLAARRDGQSMMAYDGMLQRHTQRFSPPRHCRLRRNARVSRRPQNGIRSTINKRMRDTAIATTLSSGHGTHCAKSFNDTSDGSVHCFLDEYGNWVTYTFDEKGLGTANNTTNNLPATSAEDRTNSKAVEVRSSMIPVRIQREDISRRQNESNTTNSTAQYMDEGFLRDMYLINNENEVDMMPRNRFRIIPAADTLNNNFPATTSYYKFKIFPWSYIKVTLDRLKLLALLDRNLTLFETLLSIILGVLVSVLGASLLYFGFYKDLQSFLFCFVIASCQYSLLKSVQPDAASPTHGFNRIIAYSRPIYFSIFSTIVLLLNSKITNEESSEEISIFEYNFNKEEFLIFFRDFFIAIILFFPLSFSLGLFPQINTFLLYLLEQIDMHLFGGNAVSSLSASFYCVFRSTIALIVMFALAYGGLCEPKRSQHILFSVFCACIIASSYHLSRSASDPTIIWNMVKKNIWPPDVYREHRKHLSKEKEKRNCDNNKENKEEKSEVDAKLESKIEKINAKIDEKIDGKLEIKDDNEPGDPLPHKLQKTVNARLKSDVILCSLIALLVFGVHASTVFTVLQPNLSPIMWCVLAVLGFLLHYIVPQLRKQLPWLCIGRPVLRAQEYDHYQVRGPAKIMWFEIVYVYLCFFERNILYPIMFLSVLTEEAPILVTKFEIIQGTFIMVICGLKCLRSTYSNQHFQYLILTFSALLFKYHYGVFQHSFLINFFLMSVVFQKTYELLLKLQFIVTYIAPWQITWGSAFHAFAQPFSVPHSAMLFLQAVISSILSSPLNPFLGSAIFLTSYVRPVKFWERDYNTKRVDHSNTPLSSHLDRNLGADDNNLNSIFYEHLTRSLQHSLCGDLIMGRWGPVNQGDCFVLASDYLNCLVHIIEMGNGLVTFQMRGLEFRGTYCQQREVEAITEGVEENDGCCCCDPGHLPHMLSVNAAFSQRWLAWEVTASKYIIEGYSISDNNAVSMFQSFDLRKIIITYYVKSIIFYTIRSPKLEEWLSLTSIFKGLEPIADKNFVDLDPIFNFNIDEDYDAASGGMTRNMFCHVYNDWISFCVDKNRKNLDTSQNSTLVLLCFALSLLGRRSLATASHNTLSTVEFFLYGLHALFKGDFRITCPRDEWVFTDMDLFKNVVAPGVRMSLKLHQDHFMASEEYEELPALYDAICKHEEELVITHEGDPAWRSAVLSGTPSLLALRHVLDDGTDEYKIIMLNKMYLNFRVIKVNKECVRGLWAGQQQELVYLRNRNPERGSIQNAKQALRNIINSSCDQPIGYPIYVSPLTTSYAETNEQLCSLVGGSISLGKIRNHLLELFRKIRKRCGEGCSSGSSGRDELGMGHEGVYAMTPIAALGHHTAGSQSIDGSHLGGSIGRGSSLSRTSLGGNRGSLASMGKPTSSTLVSLAGLFKEKDERSVSQAPDGQGRGDERNGEGDGEKEMTLHRVRIEDPNLVYDCINLGRRIDVCWPNEYMRARGGRSHWRDWLPETGMEGQVVHKWSPYHKDPSKRSHVDRTILLIQIEDKFVPIAESGVQDLGAEV; this is encoded by the exons ATGCCAATAGAAGACCGGACCATGGGTTCTCAGGCTTTTGAAATTCTTAGACAGGGTGTTTGGGCCTCCCTTACAGGAGGGTGGTTCTATGATCCTCATCAGGATGTGTTTTGTAACACTTTCCACCTATATCTTTGGCTGTTTTTACTTTGTGTTCCTTTTACAATTTATGTT TATTTCCCCCCAACTTTATATCTTTGGTATGGTTATTGCATTTTGGCGGGAGTCGTATTTGCTGGGATAAAATTGGTGAATTATGCTCTTCATCATATGTACGATACAACTGAATGTGTTCAAGAAAAAGTAGAGGAGGAATGGTCAGGTGAAAAACGAGAAGAAGAAGGAATTGAATTAGACGTTTTGAATAATAAACAGCAACAATCAGCAAACACCTTCTTACATGACTTTACTGGTTCTTTAACTGAAGTGGGACCCTTAGTAAGTACAGACATTGATAGTGTTGAATCGGAGGAGTTACAAAAAGTAGAAGCAGGCAATATTAAACAAACAAgtacaattgatttaaaagctGAAGTTCATCGCAAAAATTCGTCTGAAAGTAGTGATGAAGGtccaatttttgaaattgttactaTAAAAACTGATGGAAATGATGCAGAGATAGCAGGGGCTGCTGCTCTTCCCGTGCGGACCAAACCCTCTAGACAAATTGATCAAAAACGGAATGGTGGTAATAGAAATATGAGGAAATTACATTGGCAAGCTAGTGTAGACTCACAGGAAGCTTCAAGTATGAAGAAATTGAGAGGTGGGTTATTTACAAGACCTGAAATGGAGATGGAACCTAGTTGCTCTGCTACTCATACACCTAGAAGACATTCAAATTTTACTAATGGAAGTTTATGTTTTATTCCACAG gtaAGCGTCcgtgaaaatgaaataaaaccaaCGGGATCGTTAGAATTAGGGTAcattgataaaaatccaaatcaAGCATTAACATCAGAAGGAGGTTTGTATTTTAATAGCAGTAATAAAGGTCGCGTTCGGAGAATACGAAGTACAGCTTTGGAAACGTGCTGTCCCCCGCCAACATTAAGTGTTCATCCAAATAGTGTTGAAATAATCGGTGGAAAcatgaaaaattcaaaaaatcccTTACCCCCACCTAGCAGTACCTTAATTCGAAATCAACATCTTAATCTTTGTCCATATTACGGGTCAGAAATTGTTTACCCAATCGCCGAACAATCAGACGAACACCAAACCTCGCATGGTCCCGATACTGATTTAGAATCCCTAAACCATAATTCCGACACAGATTACGAAGAAATCAATCAAGGTATACGATCCCCGCTTCTTTTACGACTCCAACATCACCCTGAAagcttaaaaaaaatcctttccATAAATGCACATCATCGCGATAACATCAAAGACAATATGAACGTATGCTCAGTGCCGGAAGTGTTTCATTACAATTCGAAAAGTGACGATCACGAACGGACAAGCGCCACGTCGAAAGATGCTCTATTAGATAATGACAATTTAGACAATTCGAATTCGAGCGCTACGCCTGAAATGCAAGACGCGCGTGCTGATTTCATGACCGATAACGAATTAAGCGACAAAAAATCGCATAGCGAGTGCTCGAATTTGTCTTGTAGCAATACAAGCGTTGAGTGTGAGGATGGTGATCAAAGATTTAGCGTGATCGTTTGTCGGGGGAATAATGTGGTTAAATTACGGTCGAGTGCGGTTAATACAGACGTGATCGATAGTTGCGTGGATGATAATAAGTTTTTGGATGAAGATTGTGCGGGGCCTAAGTATTTACCAGGCGATGGAAAGGATACGGGAGCTGTTAGAAAACGTTTAGCAACAAGGAgggtgaaaaagaaaaaatctagTAAAGGGAAAACGTTGGGAAATTGTTCTAGTTTAATTGAATTGGATTTGGATATTCTTTTTGATGATGAAAATAATCATCTTAGTCATTGCAAAG GAACAGATTTTCGAAATCCTGATTGGGCATCGACAACTAAAGTATCACTTGAACAAGATGTAAGTAAAGTTCTCCAAGAAACCGTATCCCGTCGTTCGGCGCACAGCTTAGGAGCAATACCAAAGAAAATCCGTTCAGCGAGTCATCCATCAGAAGATTTAGAAAAACCCGCCCGTTACATCGTAAAAAGCGAATCGGATCGATCTGGAAGAAGACGTTCTGACCGCGAAGAAAGACAATTTCACAGAAACCGATCGATGCGAGAAAATAAATTGACGCAAACCCTTAAACAAAACGAAAATAGTTCCGTTGAAGGTTTGGAATGTTTGGTTCTTCCAAATGGACATAATGGCCATCAGTATAGAGGGAGGAATAATGGGGGAAATGTTAAGCATAGAAACGAAGTTTATCATCAAGAATCTTCGAGTGGATCTAATAATGAATTGAGTAGTTTGTTACCAACGCAAGCGTTATTTTCTGCTTTTTTAGCGGCTAGAAGAGATGGGCAAAGTATGATGGCTTATGATGGGATGTTACAAAGACATACACAAAGATTTTCACCTCCAAGACATTGCag attAAGACGTAACGCAAGAGTAAGTAGAAGACCACAAAATGGAATTCGTTCcactataaataaaagaatgcgTGATACGGCGATAGCAACGACTTTATCATCCGGTCATGGTACTCATTGTGCAAAATCGTTTAACGATACAAGCGACGGTTCAGTTCATTGTTTCTTGGACGAGTACGGAAATTGGGTAACATATACATTCGACGAAAAAGGTTTGGGAACGGCGAATAACACGACGAATAATTTGCCGGCGACCAGTGCAGAAGATCGAACAAATTCGAAAGCAGTTGAG GTGAGGAGTAGCATGATTCCGGTGAGGATACAACGAGAAGATATTTCAAGGAGGCAAAATGAATCGAATACAACAAATTCAACCGCACAATATATGGATGAAGGTTTTTTGAGGGATAtgtatttgattaataatgaAAACGAAGTGGATATGAtgccaagaaatcgatttagaATAATTCCAGCCGCTGATacgttaaataataattttccggCGACGACTTcttattataagtttaaaatattcccgTGGAGTTACATAAAAGTCACTTTAGATAGGTTAAAATTATTGGCTTTATTAGATAGGAATTTAACGTTATTCGAGACGTTGCTTTCGATAATTTTGGGGGTTTTAGTCTCGGTTTTAGGTGCTTCCTTGTTATATTTCGGTTTTTACAAAGACTTacaatcgtttttattttgtttcgtTATTGCAAGCTGCCAATATTCATTGTTAAAAAGCGTCCAACCGGATGCTGCGTCGCCAACGCACGGTTTTAATCGAATCATCGCTTATTCAAGacctatttatttttcaattttttcaacaatcgtTTTGTTGCTAAATTCGAAAATAACGAACGAGGAGAGTTCCGAAGAAATTAGTATTTTTGAGtataattttaacaaagaggaatttttgattttttttcgcgatttttttattgccataattttattttttccactttctttttctttgggGTTATTCCCACAAATCAATAcgtttcttttatatttactcGAACAAATCGATATGCACTTATTCGGCGGAAACGCCGTTTCAAGTTTGAGTGCTTCCTTTTATTGCGTCTTCAGATCAACAATTGCGCTTATTGTTATGTTCGCTTTGGCTTACGGAGGACTTTGCGAACCAAAAAGATCCCAACATATACTTTTTTCGGTTTTTTGTGCTTGCATAATCGCTTCATCTTATCATTTAAGTCGAAGCGCAAGCGATCCAACAATCATATGGAATATggttaaaaagaatatttggcCGCCCGATGTTTATCGAGAACATCGCAAACATTTATctaaagaaaaagagaaaagaaattgtgataataataaagaaaataaagaagaaaaaagcgAAGTTGATGCAAAATTAGAATCAAAAATTGAGAAGATCAATGCGAAAATAGACGAAAAAATTGATGGAAAGTTGGAAATTAAAGATGATAATGAACCAGGAGATCCATTACctcataaattacaaaaaactgTTAATGCCCGATTAAAAAGCGATGTAATTTTATGTAGTTTAATCGCTTTATTGGTATTTGGAGTTCATGCTAGTACGGTTTTTACGGTTCTTCAACCCAATTTGAGTCCAATAATGTGGTGTGTTTTGGCTGTGCTGGGATTTTTACTTCATTACATTGTGCCGCAGCTACGCAAACAACTTCCTTGGTTATGTATAGGAAGACCAGTTCTTAGAGCGCAAGAATATGATCATTATCAAGTTAGGGGACCTGCTAAAATAATGTGGTTTGaaatt gtttacgtatatctttgtttttttgaacgaaatattttatacccaataatgtttttatcgGTTCTTACTGAAGAGGCACCAATTTTAgtaacaaaatttgaaataatccaAGGAACTTTTATCATGGTTATATGtggattaaaatgtttaagatCGACTTATTCAAACCAACACTTTCAATATCTCATCTTAACTTTTTCCgcattactttttaaataccaCTATGGAGTTTTTCAACAcagctttttaataaatttttttttaatgagtgttgtttttcaaaaaacttacGAATTATTACTTAAG cttcaatttatcGTAACATACATAGCACCGTGGCAAATAACGTGGGGTTCAGCATTCCATGCATTCGCCCAGCCGTTTTCTGTGCCGCATTCAGCGATGCTTTTTCTTCAAGCTGTTATTTCTTCAATCCTTTCGAGTCCattaaacccttttttaggcagcgcaatttttttaacatcctACGTCCGCCCTGTTAAATTTTGGGAGCGAGATTACAACACAAAACGAGTTGACCATTCAAATACGCCTCTTTCATCACATTTAGATCGAAATTTAGGGGctgatgataataatttaaattcaattttttatgaacACCTTACTAGGAGTCTTCAGCACTCATTGTGTGGTGATTTAATAATGGGACGATGGGGGCCGGTTAATCAAGGGGATTGTTTTGTGTTAGCATCGGATTATTTGAATTGTTTGGTGCATATTATTGAAATGGGAAATGGATTAGTTACGTTTCAAATGCGCGGGTTGGAGTTTCGGGGTACTTATTGCCAGCAAAGAGAAGTTGAGGCTATTACGGAAGGAGTTGAAGAAAACGATGGGTGTTGTTGTTGCGATCCAGGGCATTTACCGCATATGTTAAGTGTTAACGCGGCGTTTAGTCAACGATGGTTAGCTTGGGAAGTTACAGcttcaaaatatataattgAAGGTTATAGTATTTCGGATAATAATGCGGTTTCGATGTTTCAATCATTtgatttgagaaaaattattataacttattatGTTAAg agcATAATTTTTTACACAATTCGTTCcccaaaattagaagagtggtTATCTTTgacttcaatttttaaaggATTAGAGCCAATTGCCGACAAAAACTTTGTTGATTTAGAtccgatttttaattttaacatcgACGAAGATTACGACGCTGCAAGTGGAGGGATGACGCGAAACATGTTTTGTCATGTTTACAACGATTGGATAAGTTTTTGCGTTgataaaaatcgtaaaaaccTCGATACCTCACAAAACTCGACTTTGGTCCTTTTATGTTTTGCTTTAAGTCTTTTAg GACGAAGATCTTTAGCGACTGCATCACATAACACACTTTCGACGGTTGAATTCTTTCTTTATGGACTTCACGCTTTATTCAAAGGCGATTTTCGCATCACTTGCCCAAGAGATGAATGGGTTTTTACCGACATGGATCTTTTTAAGAATGTTGTAGCACCGGGGGTTCGAATGTCGTTAAAACTGCATCAAGATCATTTCATGGCATCGGAAGAATACGAAGAACTCCCTGCTTTATACGACGCGATTTGCAAGCATGAAGAAGAATTGGTTATCACCCACGAAGGTGATCCGGCGTGGAGGAGCGCTGTTTTAAGTGGAACTCCAAGTTTGCTTGCGTTGAGACACGTTTTAGATGATGGCACAGACGAGtacaaaattattatgttaaataaaatgtatttaaattttcgggttataaaagtaaacaaaGAATGTGTAAGAGGGTTATGGGCTGGACAACAGCAAGAATTAGTTTACTTAAGAAATCGAAACCCCGAAAGGGGGAGCATACAAAATGCTAAACAAGCGTTAAGAAACATAATAAATTCTTCTTGTGATCAACCAATTGGTTACCCAATTTACGTCTCGCCTTTAACAACAAGTTACGCGGAAACCAATGAACAACTCTGCAGCTTAGTAGGGGGTTCAATCAGCCTTGGAAAAATCCGAAACCACCTTTTAGAATTATTCCGCAAAATCCGAAAACGATGTGGGGAAGGTTGTTCTAGCGGAAGTTCGGGAAGAGATGAATTAGGAATGGGACACGAAGGCGTTTACGCGATGACTCCAATTGCAGCTTTAGGACATCACACGGCCGGAAGTCAAAGTATAGATGGTTCGCATTTAGGGGGAAGCATCGGAAGGGGATCATCGTTGAGTCGAACTTCTTTAGGTGGAAATCGGGGAAGTTTAGCTTCAATGGGAAAACCTACGAGTTCTACGCTGGTTAGTTTAGCGggattatttaaagaaaaagatgaGAGATCAGTTTCGCAAGCTCCAGATGGTCAAGGAAGAGGGGATGAAAGGAATGGAGAGGGGGATGGTGAAAAAGAAATGACTTTACATAGAGTTagg attgaaGACCCCAATTTGGTTTATGATTGTATTAATCTTGGGAGAAGAATCGATGTTTGTTGGCCTAATGAGTATATGAGAGCGCGAGGGGGAAGGTCTCATTGGAGAGATTGGTTGCCAGAAACTGGGATGGAAGGACAG gTTGTTCATAAATGGAGTCCTTACCATAAAGATCCAAGTAAAAGATCTCACGTGGATAGGACGATACTTCTTatacaaattgaagataaatttgTACCAATTGCTGAAAGTGGGGTGCAAGATTTAGGGGCTGAGGTATAG